A window of Cryptomeria japonica unplaced genomic scaffold, Sugi_1.0 HiC_scaffold_95, whole genome shotgun sequence genomic DNA:
caattcgaccatttctttaaattatttaaaacgattgaaaactttagatttactctttagtaAGTATACCcctgtcctactaaaatcatcaaaaaaataaacataagcaaagaacaaagcaagatgccacatttctcctctttgtccatcttaacaccaatggATACCAATATGTgaattataaacaaaaattaacTATAAATAGTAACATCATGTAAATGCcaagttgagacaccatttttccaacaattatatcccaaaactcttgatAAAATTCTATAGGGAACCCATCTAGGCTAGGGAATTTTCCCCTTCTTCAAGAGAAACACAATTTTTCCACTCTCAAGAAGAGAGATAGTTCTAAGGAGATCCTCATTCATTGCATCACTAGTAATGGCAGGAATACTATCAAGCACAAACCCTTCCTATACATTGGCCAAAATAGAGTCCTCTTTTAACAATTCTGCAAAAACTCTAATGGCTTCCTCAACAATCTCTTTGTAAGAAGGAATAGGAACTCCCTTAGAGGAAAGAAGAGAATAAAATGAATTTCCTTGGACCTCTTGCCCTTAACTGAATTGTGAAATAAAACCATTAGGcgtcaaaaatattgaaaaataaattagtatatataaaatatataatatagttATCAACTGTAAAGAATCCAAAGCTGAAGTAATATACTAAGAACACCAtaataaaattcatcaatttttgttCCAAGGCTTACTGCGTCTTTGTACGCGTCAGGATCGATCCCTTTCTTGGCCTCTTCATACTCAGTTGCCATAGATTTTTTTTTACATTGCTACCTTCAGCGCTATCAAATATGCTTTATTATAATGTCATCAAATAATTCAACCTACAGTATGATCTATAGCAAATTTCTGTGTTTCAACCTTCAACACTAGTATTATGTCGTGTCTACAGAGGGAATACCCGTCCAAAAGGCGTGGAAGAAATAAGACTATGAGGAGATTCCATCGACAAGATAAATCTCACGACTGTGACACTGCCAAAATAGTGGTAATGTGAGTCTCGTTGCCTTCTCATAGAactttttaacctttttttttcaaatagtaGCTACCTGAAGTGACCTTTCACTTTTTTTTTGCTATTCACGCTCAGTTGCCATGAAATTTCTTTTCTATTGCCATGAAGTTTTATTTTTCTACTACATTTATACTCTAAAAAATTTGCAGGTTAGTGACGACTCTTAGCTTTATCTAACCTACCGACCCTTAGATTcaagataattttttttctagggtgaTTGATCATTCTGCTAGGCTCTTGACGATAGTCTTGAACATCTGTTTACACAATATTAAATAATGTGATTACAAAGTATTATGCTGTGAAATGGATGCGGCTCCACATATTGCAATAATAGACTTTCTTTAAACATAAAGAGAAAAATGGACATCAAGTCTAAAAGGCGTGGAAAATATATGACAGAAAGAAGTGTCCATCGTCAACATTAACCCCATGACTACGACCTCGCGAAAGAGTGCCAACACTAAAGTGATTAATCGTTCTGTTTGTCTATTCGTGGTTAGTTGACATGACATCTTTCTTTCGTCATTTTCTAAGGCTGGTCAAGATGCTTCCTTATAATATCAGTGAATAATGTGACATAAACTATTCTGTTGTGAAATGGATACGGCTCTACACATTAGAATGCATCCTCACTTTAAAGTAGAAAAATGGGCATAGCTGTTAAAAAAGACATGAAATGACAATATGACAGAAAGGTGATTCTCTTGAAGAAATTGATTTCATGGCTGTCAGTTTTTGGAAGTGGAGTAAATTGTTTTGAAAATGAATAATAGCTTTAttgtatttaataaattaaaaagagAACaatatgacatatttccaatgttTTAGTCAGGTTGCATTTATGTTAGGAACAATCAAGGACTAACTTCTTTTCTTACAATGAACAATAGTCAAAGAAGCATCAACATTACTCGTAAAACATTTCAGAGTAGTGGAGTAGGCACCTTCAAAGCAGACAAATGAACTTTTCTAATCATCACATTATTTTGAAAAGGGAGTCTTGTCATCAAAAGATAGAGAATAAAGAACCACCAAAAGGATAGGACATAAATTAACATATATATGTTATGTTCGATGCAATGTTGTGAttattttgaggaaatattttgatacATGTATCTTATGTACAATGGTGAAATTTTATTTGGAGTTGAAATTATTCCCATATCCTTCTATCTACCTATTACACACATTTATTCCCATGAATAGTTACCCAACCTTATATGTGCATGCTGCCATACATTTTGTTTATATTTAAGAAGTTATGACGCTCACCCTTACAAAAAAATCTCATCTAGTTCTTACTTGTCTAGATCTAATCATTTGATTGTGTAAGATTATTTTTCTAGTCACATGATTGACCACAAAATTCGGCACCTAAGCctcatatttaaaaattaataaatataattaattttcacCAAATAATCCTTTTTACTTTCACCTagagttgaaaaaaaaaagaagcttACATCATTAGGTGTTATGAGTTACAATTTAATgaaatttagttttatttattccATATTTGTCATCTTTCAAGAATCCTCTCTCATTGTCTAGTATTAAAGTAGAATAAATAGTGAAACATTTAGatttaataaatgaaaaagaaTAACAAACTTGTAATTGATAGCCCTTGCTTGCTATCATCAATATTTGTACATTTTCTAGGGATTTAATTAAGGAAATTTATCTCTTAAAGACATAATAAAGATCATTCAAGTTATTTCAAACTATTGATAGTCTCGAGATGTTTAAGAAGATAAGACTAGATTGAGTTTCACCTAGAGGGAAGCAAAATGTTTGTCAAGCCATAAGAATATAAAGATTTCATGATCACAAATTCGACCCATAATTCTAATCTTTAACTTTATAGAACAAAGGATTAATATAGAATTTGAGACCATATTTATGAAGAGAGATTGCCTTTCTAAATTACAAAGATAAAATAATCTAGAATCTTCATTAGAAATCAAAATTagttaatcaaaatattacatacccTTATTCATGATATGTATTTCTAAATATAATAGATATAGTTATCAATTTTCTATTACCCACCTATCTTTAATTAATTCAAACTAAGGGGACATTTTGATAAGTAATGTTCTCTTTTGTTCTCAAATTTCACTTGTAAGATACAAGCTACCAATGGGacatttgtttttctattttgtagGTTCTCATGATGAGAGCATGTTGAAAGTATATAGTTAAATTATTATTTAAGTTATCATGTCTTAATAGGGTTGATTACTTATATGGACACATCAACTTCATATAATCTATATCTAATTAGATATCAAATTTACATGAACATTTTTGAGTGCTATAATATTTTTGATGCATGATCAATTAGGATTCAGACACAATTCAATGTAACGGAAAATATAATTATGAAACTagcatatatatgttattttcTATGCAATATTGTGAATATTTTTAGGAAATGCTTGGATACATATATCTTATGAACAATACTGCAATATTGTATGGAATTTTGACTATTCTCCTATCCTTAGGTATATTAATATACATATGCATTCCCATGAATAGTTACCTAATTTTATATGCGCACACTACCATACATTATACTTATCTAAGAAGTTATGACACTTATCCACACACGAACTCTCATCTAGTTCTTTTTTCCTTAGATCTAGTCATTTGATTGTCTAGGATCATTTCTATAGTCACATGATTGACCACATAATTACACACCTTAGCCtcatatttaaacaaaaataaataaataaattaccaaCTAATGCTCTTTACCTTCCCCATCTAGAGTTGCAAAAGTACAAGCTTGGATGATCAGATGTTTTGTGTTACTGTGTTACCTATTAATTTTTATGTTTACAAAtgatttttgttggattttttggtTTCATATTTATAAATGTAAATTTAGGTTAGTCAAATGTTCATATTTCTTACTTAGTTGAGCAATCTCCTATTTTATTCGTAAAAGTTCACTTGTGAGATGGAAGCTATTCATGGaatatttttcttctatcttttaggcTCTCATAAGGAATGCATTTTTAATGATGTACTTGTATGATCATGTCTAGATAAGGTCCCTTACTTTATATGGACCCACCCTCTTTTGTAATGAAGAGAGATTGCATTTCCAAATACAAAGGCAAAATAATCTATCCATTCATCAAGAACCCACAATCTTCAATCAAAAGACTAAACACCCTTATACACTTTATTTGTTTTCAAGAATCATaaatataatcatttaaatataaaaataatttacaaaaatattattGACAGTAAATCTAACATTCAACTTGAAGCATACACATATCAAATCAGCTCTAAGCACGCAAGTATCTGATTTGAACACAGATGTAGATACTTTGTACACTTCTAATAATATGAAAACATTTAATATTATAAGACATAGTTGAATACGATCAAAGTCATGTAGAAATAAGAAGCTGCAACACTGTATCAGACTTGCAAAAGCAACTTTCCCAAACCTTATTTATCGTTCTCATTGCTATGGTAGTATAGGATAGCAAGCCACTTGGTTTTGGACCGGCGCACCAAGTCCAAAAGCCCCCATCTTTCTAATTTTATCCACACGTATTCCCCCAGACGGTCAGAAAGAAAAGGAAGTAGACCGTTCAGGTGGTTAAACCTAGCCTTCTTCACTGTAAACTTTGCAGCCATGTAGAAAAAAGTGAAATTACCACAGAAGCAGATGATCAAGCACGCCCCAAGAATGAACCAAGCCAGCTCGGGATTCATGTTGGAAAGCATGGCATACACTGCAAGCATGAAGCCATAGGCCGTAAAGGCAAACGTGGCACAAACCAATAGGTTGGTAATACAGAGGAACAATACCTTATTTCCCGTGGTAATAGGTGTACTCATCTGCCACATCAGCACCACTAAGAGCGACAGAAAGAATGCCACACAATCAAAGATGAGAAAAACCTTGAAGGAGGCCAACGGAAGCAGAATCGGCGAACCTAAACTCTTGTCTGAGCCAGTTCCAGGCGCAGGCGCAGGCGAAATTCCCGATCCCTTTGAGTCCCCATTTCCATTCCCATCGTCCGTCACGAAACTGCCCGGAGCAGTGAAAGCTGCCGTAAATGACATTGTCGCTAATAGAACTGCCACCACTAGTTCTGTGTTGCGCCTGTCCTCATATGTTTTGTCCACCATCTCAACAGCAACCTCATGTTTCTCTGCACTCACCTTTGGAGCGCTGTACAAGAATGGCTTGCGATTGGAAGGATAACTGGCCAGAACTGAAATTATCTTGTCAGATTCGTGATAGTGCGTGTTCTCTCTCACGATATCAAAGGCCGTTAAGCCTGCCTTGTTGACAGCAAACTTGTTTATCCCCGCTATACAAAGCAACGACTTCACCATCTgaaaaatgcaaactcaaataagtTCATAAAAATTAAATGATCTATTGGAACTAACTATGCATAAAGATTTCTTCTACGGAAGTTCTTGCCGTGATGATTTTAATTTCTGTCTTCAGTAGAAATACTTTCAGTAATTTGACTCTATATATAGACGAGATTAGATTAAGAATCTACACAAACCCAAAACTTATATAGCTGTACACAGTAATTGGTTGAAAGAACAAACTTCAGCAGTGACAAACAGAGGTTTGTATAAAAAGAGACTTACATTCAAGTCTTTTTTCTTTGCTGCAATATGCAGTGGTGTGTCTCCTTCACTTATCCTCGAAAAAGGAGATTTCATTTCACCCGCATCTGTGTTTCCTCCACTTTTCACGGGCTCATCTTTTGGATCTTTCTTTTCAGCCGGATCTGTCTTTCCTCCACTTCGCAGAGGCTCTTCATGTGGAGGTTTGTCAAGTCCCTTGTTGACCAAGTATGATAAGCCTACCTCTTCGTTCAGGTAATC
This region includes:
- the LOC131864836 gene encoding ankyrin repeat-containing protein At5g02620-like — translated: MATEGQQLGGRIDPDAFKAAVTRLRIDQQLSSQLKAALNNITPGGENTLLHLAASVGNLHFIQQLLQLNRQLLKETDPEVKPLLVNATNAEKDTALHLAAQGGFSNVVKILLQQPESGVDLRNKLDETALFKAYESGNLETVKAIFDASPSSLLESTVHKRNCLSVAVNRGDSDLVDHILNLSDAKQLIQRKDELGNTALHIAVERNYVHIIKKLIKFEAELCYWVNDSQETPICVAAKLGHLEAVQELINERPDAVEIRNSCGMNVLHLAALVRQVRIVDYLNEEVGLSYLVNKGLDKPPHEEPLRSGGKTDPAEKKDPKDEPVKSGGNTDAGEMKSPFSRISEGDTPLHIAAKKKDLNMVKSLLCIAGINKFAVNKAGLTAFDIVRENTHYHESDKIISVLASYPSNRKPFLYSAPKVSAEKHEVAVEMVDKTYEDRRNTELVVAVLLATMSFTAAFTAPGSFVTDDGNGNGDSKGSGISPAPAPGTGSDKSLGSPILLPLASFKVFLIFDCVAFFLSLLVVLMWQMSTPITTGNKVLFLCITNLLVCATFAFTAYGFMLAVYAMLSNMNPELAWFILGACLIICFCGNFTFFYMAAKFTVKKARFNHLNGLLPFLSDRLGEYVWIKLERWGLLDLVRRSKTKWLAILYYHSNENDK